The proteins below are encoded in one region of Candidatus Omnitrophota bacterium:
- the rpsB gene encoding 30S ribosomal protein S2, translated as MSTELIKQLLEAGVHFGHKTSRWNPKMKKFIFGQRSGIYIIDLEKTAESLNRARDFVLDIASKGEAVLFVGTKRQAQEAVYQEAIRCGMYYVTERWPGGMLTNLATIKKSINRLKAIENMKTDGTFAKLTKKEVAHLEKELNKLKKNFAGIVQMERLPKAIFVVDTKKEDTAVKEAKRLSIPVIGLIDTNSDPDLVMYPIPGNDDATKSIRIITSLIADGIIEGRKRFLSYLAQDGVAIKPEEKKEEDISLVFPEEEVKIKEIEEIVETTETPGEDVKSAKKVRAKPVQEGKGRPRRKVE; from the coding sequence TTGTCTACAGAATTAATCAAACAGTTATTAGAAGCAGGGGTGCATTTCGGGCATAAGACTTCGCGCTGGAATCCCAAGATGAAGAAGTTCATTTTCGGGCAGAGAAGCGGTATCTATATCATTGATCTGGAGAAAACTGCGGAATCCCTGAACAGGGCCAGGGATTTTGTTTTGGATATAGCCTCCAAAGGCGAAGCAGTCCTGTTTGTCGGGACAAAGAGGCAGGCGCAGGAAGCTGTTTATCAGGAGGCGATACGTTGCGGTATGTATTACGTCACTGAGCGTTGGCCCGGAGGCATGCTTACAAATCTAGCGACCATAAAAAAGAGCATAAACCGCCTGAAGGCAATAGAAAATATGAAGACAGACGGCACCTTCGCAAAACTGACTAAGAAAGAAGTAGCGCATTTAGAGAAGGAATTGAATAAGTTAAAAAAGAATTTCGCCGGTATTGTCCAGATGGAGCGGTTGCCCAAAGCGATATTTGTCGTAGATACGAAAAAAGAGGATACGGCGGTTAAAGAGGCAAAGAGGTTATCTATACCCGTAATAGGCCTGATTGATACTAACTCTGACCCGGATTTAGTTATGTATCCTATCCCGGGTAATGATGACGCCACTAAGTCTATCCGCATCATTACCAGCCTTATCGCCGATGGGATAATTGAAGGCCGTAAGAGGTTTTTATCTTATCTTGCTCAAGACGGCGTAGCGATAAAACCGGAAGAAAAAAAGGAAGAAGATATATCCTTAGTGTTTCCTGAAGAAGAAGTGAAGATAAAGGAGATCGAGGAAATCGTAGAGACAACCGAAACACCCGGGGAAGATGTAAAGTCTGCCAAAAAGGTGCGCGCTAAGCCGGTTCAGGAAGGAAAGGGCAGGCCGAGGAGAAAGGTAGAATAG
- the tsf gene encoding translation elongation factor Ts, whose translation MKVSLELIKELRNKTCSSVADCKQALVEAKGDIEKAVQLLRKRGLEIAAKKQERFAKEGRIESYVHHGNKIGVLLEVNCESDFVARNSEFCQFTKDIAMQIAACSPTYIKKEDIPAQVVKKEKDKERFYKEHCLLEQVFIKDQALAIKDYLTSLIAKLGENIVIRRFIRYKIGE comes from the coding sequence GTGAAGGTGTCTTTGGAACTGATTAAGGAATTGAGGAATAAGACCTGCTCGAGCGTAGCGGATTGTAAGCAGGCGCTGGTGGAGGCAAAGGGAGATATTGAAAAGGCAGTCCAGCTTTTGCGTAAACGCGGCCTTGAGATTGCCGCTAAAAAGCAAGAGCGCTTTGCCAAAGAAGGCAGGATTGAGTCATATGTGCATCATGGCAACAAAATCGGCGTATTATTAGAAGTGAACTGCGAGAGTGATTTTGTCGCGCGTAACAGCGAATTTTGCCAGTTTACCAAGGATATCGCCATGCAGATAGCGGCGTGCAGCCCTACCTATATTAAAAAAGAAGATATCCCCGCCCAGGTGGTGAAGAAAGAAAAGGATAAAGAGCGGTTCTATAAGGAGCATTGCCTGCTGGAGCAGGTTTTTATCAAAGACCAGGCTTTGGCCATAAAAGATTATTTAACCAGCCTCATCGCTAAGCTCGGCGAAAATATCGTTATCCGCAGGTTTATCCGCTATAAAATTGGCGAATGA
- the pyrH gene encoding UMP kinase — MIAKPVYKRIVLKLSGEALQGKESHGIDHSVLVSIAGQIKEIRDLHVDVAIVLGAGNIFRGQENTASRGLDMDRSVADYMGMLATVINGLALQDVLEKMDMPTRVMTAIEMQRIAEPYIRRRAIRHLEKGRIVIFVAGTGNPYFTTDTTAALRAMEISADAILKATKVDGVYSADPLKVKDAKKFVTLKYIDVLRKNLKVMDATAVSLCMDNKLPIVVFNLNKEGNIRRVVLGQKLGTIVR, encoded by the coding sequence ATGATAGCCAAACCCGTATATAAAAGAATAGTTTTGAAGTTAAGCGGCGAAGCGCTTCAGGGCAAAGAGAGCCACGGCATAGACCATTCTGTTTTAGTTTCTATTGCCGGCCAGATAAAAGAGATCAGGGATCTGCATGTAGATGTGGCTATTGTTTTAGGCGCAGGCAATATCTTCAGGGGCCAGGAGAATACTGCTTCGCGGGGCCTGGATATGGACAGGTCTGTAGCTGACTATATGGGGATGCTGGCGACGGTAATAAATGGGCTGGCGCTGCAGGACGTGCTAGAGAAGATGGATATGCCTACGCGCGTGATGACGGCCATAGAAATGCAGAGGATTGCCGAGCCCTATATCAGAAGAAGGGCGATCCGGCATTTAGAGAAAGGGCGCATTGTTATATTTGTTGCCGGCACCGGTAACCCCTATTTTACTACCGATACCACAGCAGCGCTTCGGGCCATGGAGATTAGTGCCGATGCCATATTAAAGGCGACCAAAGTGGACGGCGTTTATTCCGCTGACCCATTGAAAGTAAAAGATGCGAAAAAATTCGTTACTTTGAAATATATTGATGTCTTAAGAAAAAACCTGAAGGTTATGGATGCTACTGCCGTAAGCCTTTGTATGGATAATAAATTGCCTATCGTAGTATTCAACCTCAATAAAGAAGGTAATATCAGGCGCGTCGTCCTGGGCCAGAAGTTAGGCACCATTGTCAGATAA
- the frr gene encoding ribosome recycling factor: MTTREILHNSEEKMKKTFESVTREFSEIRTGRASPSLVEGLHVDYYGTPTLLKQLASISVPDAHLIVIQPWDVTAIGEIEKTILKSNLGINPSNDGKLIRLSIPALSKERRQELAKVINKMAEEGKISLRTIRRESKEALEKLEKDKIIPEDDKFRGIDDLQKLVDKYIAKVDELLKNKDKEILEF, from the coding sequence ATGACCACGAGGGAAATCTTACATAATAGCGAAGAGAAAATGAAAAAGACCTTTGAGTCCGTGACGCGGGAATTTTCTGAAATAAGGACAGGCCGGGCAAGCCCTAGCCTTGTGGAGGGCCTGCACGTTGATTATTACGGGACACCAACCCTGCTTAAACAACTGGCTTCTATTTCCGTGCCGGATGCGCACCTGATTGTAATACAGCCATGGGATGTTACGGCGATAGGCGAGATTGAAAAAACGATATTAAAGTCTAATCTGGGAATTAATCCTTCCAATGACGGTAAGCTCATCCGGCTTTCTATACCTGCTCTTTCCAAAGAAAGGCGCCAGGAGCTGGCCAAGGTGATCAATAAAATGGCCGAAGAAGGGAAGATTTCCTTGCGCACAATAAGGAGAGAGTCTAAAGAAGCATTGGAGAAATTGGAAAAAGACAAGATTATCCCCGAGGATGATAAATTCAGGGGCATTGATGACCTGCAGAAATTAGTGGATAAATACATTGCTAAGGTTGACGAGCTTTTAAAGAATAAGGATAAAGAAATACTTGAGTTCTAA
- a CDS encoding PTS sugar transporter subunit IIA, producing the protein MNIMDFLSKKAILTDIKSTKKEEIMKELVDALINAGEIEKRYRNKLIDALMARESLGSTAIGQGVAIPHAKSDCVDKLVAAFGLSKKGVNFDSLDGEPAYIFFLLVAPQDSAGPHLKALARISRLLKDKYFRDSLRAATDEKAVIKIITQEDEKKV; encoded by the coding sequence ATGAATATTATGGATTTTTTGTCAAAGAAGGCGATATTGACCGATATAAAATCTACAAAAAAAGAAGAGATAATGAAAGAGCTGGTAGATGCCTTGATTAATGCCGGAGAAATTGAAAAGCGCTACCGCAATAAGCTCATCGATGCCCTGATGGCCAGAGAGTCTTTAGGTTCGACTGCCATCGGCCAGGGCGTGGCTATACCGCACGCGAAATCCGACTGCGTAGATAAGCTTGTAGCGGCTTTCGGCCTCTCTAAAAAAGGCGTTAATTTTGATTCCTTAGACGGAGAACCGGCATACATCTTCTTTTTATTAGTAGCCCCGCAGGATTCCGCCGGGCCGCACCTTAAGGCCCTGGCGCGGATATCGCGCCTATTAAAAGATAAGTATTTCCGTGATAGCCTGCGCGCTGCCACAGACGAAAAGGCGGTGATCAAGATAATTACCCAGGAAGATGAAAAAAAGGTTTAG
- a CDS encoding YvcK family protein has protein sequence MKKRFSLKNIKVTKVKAIFMWLYPGIGIKRWIGVSAFGIAMIIVGSLSLRSEEFWFAQILDTVVVLSGIIILILGIKRMMHSFIMAVIPSTKDTQLVDILYQRRHLGRGPKVVTVGGGTGLSVLLSGLKEYTSNITAIVTVADSGGSSGRLREQFDILPPGDIRNCLVALADASTLMRDLFQFRFDKSSEFSGHNFGNLFITVMTRLTGDFEKAIKETSKVLALRGQVIPSTLENVTLVARHKDGSTTEGEDNIPKAHIPIERVYLRPASPSATPEAIKAIEEAQVIVLGPGSLYTSIIPNLLIKEIRDAIVASEAIKIYVCNVMTQPGETDSYNISEHIKTLIRHSHPRIFDYCIVNTGEIPQDVRRRYENEGAYPVVNDIKTIEGMGYRVVENDIVVIKDVIRHDPLKLAKSVLSFIEEA, from the coding sequence ATGAAAAAAAGGTTTAGCCTGAAAAATATAAAAGTAACCAAGGTTAAGGCGATATTTATGTGGCTCTATCCGGGTATAGGCATAAAACGCTGGATCGGCGTAAGCGCCTTTGGGATAGCCATGATCATTGTCGGCTCGCTTAGTTTACGCAGCGAAGAATTCTGGTTTGCTCAGATCCTGGATACGGTTGTAGTGCTATCAGGCATCATTATCCTGATTTTAGGCATTAAAAGGATGATGCATTCCTTTATCATGGCGGTTATACCTTCGACAAAGGATACGCAGCTGGTGGATATTTTATACCAGAGGCGGCACCTCGGCCGCGGGCCTAAGGTAGTTACGGTAGGCGGCGGCACAGGATTATCCGTACTCTTATCGGGCCTTAAAGAATACACCTCTAATATTACGGCCATAGTTACTGTTGCCGATTCCGGCGGCTCTTCGGGGCGCTTGAGGGAGCAGTTTGATATATTGCCTCCGGGAGATATACGTAACTGCCTGGTGGCCTTAGCCGATGCCTCGACATTAATGCGCGACTTGTTCCAGTTCCGTTTTGATAAGAGTTCGGAATTCTCCGGCCACAACTTCGGCAATCTTTTTATCACCGTAATGACCAGGCTGACGGGAGATTTTGAGAAGGCGATTAAAGAGACCAGCAAGGTTTTAGCTTTAAGGGGGCAGGTAATACCCTCTACGCTGGAGAATGTTACCCTGGTTGCCCGGCATAAGGACGGTTCGACTACTGAAGGAGAAGATAATATTCCCAAGGCGCACATACCCATAGAAAGGGTTTATCTAAGGCCTGCTTCGCCTTCGGCTACGCCTGAGGCGATAAAGGCTATCGAGGAAGCGCAGGTGATTGTTTTAGGCCCGGGTTCGCTTTATACCAGCATCATCCCTAACCTTTTGATAAAAGAGATTCGCGACGCTATCGTCGCTTCGGAGGCGATTAAAATATATGTCTGCAATGTGATGACCCAGCCCGGAGAGACTGACAGCTACAACATATCCGAACACATAAAGACGCTTATCCGCCACAGCCACCCGCGGATCTTTGATTACTGCATTGTCAATACAGGGGAAATACCCCAGGATGTGCGCAGGCGCTACGAAAATGAAGGGGCCTATCCCGTCGTCAATGATATCAAAACAATCGAAGGCATGGGATATCGTGTGGTTGAGAATGACATCGTTGTCATCAAGGATGTCATCAGGCACGACCCTTTAAAATTAGCCAAGTCTGTTTTAAGTTTTATAGAGGAGGCTTGA
- a CDS encoding HPr family phosphocarrier protein, translated as MVKKKMTVKNKQGLHARPAALFVQVANKFDARITVERDKERVNGKSIMGILMLGAEKGSEITVEAEGEDAGLAIIELEKTINNQE; from the coding sequence TTGGTAAAAAAGAAGATGACCGTAAAGAATAAACAGGGCCTGCATGCTCGGCCCGCGGCTTTATTCGTGCAGGTAGCCAACAAGTTTGATGCGCGCATAACGGTGGAACGCGATAAAGAAAGGGTAAACGGTAAATCCATTATGGGCATCCTGATGCTCGGGGCGGAAAAGGGGAGCGAGATTACGGTAGAAGCCGAGGGCGAAGATGCAGGACTGGCTATAATAGAATTAGAAAAAACAATTAATAACCAGGAATAG
- the ptsP gene encoding phosphoenolpyruvate--protein phosphotransferase: MIELKGIAAASGISIGPAHKIGKEEFNIPRQEISQEDIPIQIQLFEEALIRTRREIIELQKRIAVEMGQEQAQIFDAHLLVLEDRMLIEEVILRLKQEHINVAYIFSEVLKKYINVFSKIEDEYLKERIADINDVGKRVLRNLLGKEKRSFEDLKEKVVVVAHDLSPSDTAAMHKQSVCAFVTDIGGKTSHTAIMAKSLEIPAVVGVQEATTKIKSGDILIIDGGMGVVIVNPDEDTLRSYKQQGRKLKGITDGFLSVKDLPAVTRDGKMIEIVANIELPEELPSVKLHGAKGIGLYRTEFFYMNRKDLPSEEEHYQAYKYVAEQMSPYPVIIRTLDLGGDKFLSQFQIPHEMQPFLGWRAIRFCLARPDIFKAQLRAILRASVHGKLKLMYPMISGIEELRQANKILEEVKQELQNKGIPFDNDIEVGAMIEVPSAAMTADLLAEAADFFSIGTNDLIQYSLAVDRTNEKVAYLYEPAHPAVLRLIKNIIDAAHHAGIWVGMCGEMAGEPALVLILLGLGLDEFSIPSSLIPEIKYIIRSITLKEVQVIAKEALKLSTGTEVEEYSRRRLGQILEG; this comes from the coding sequence ATGATAGAACTTAAAGGGATAGCGGCAGCTTCGGGGATAAGTATCGGCCCGGCCCATAAGATAGGCAAGGAAGAATTTAATATCCCCCGGCAGGAAATCAGCCAGGAGGATATCCCTATCCAAATTCAGCTTTTTGAAGAGGCCTTAATCCGCACCCGCCGCGAAATCATAGAATTACAGAAGAGGATTGCCGTGGAGATGGGGCAGGAGCAGGCACAGATCTTTGACGCGCATCTTTTGGTGCTTGAGGACCGCATGCTTATCGAAGAGGTGATCCTGCGCCTGAAACAAGAGCATATTAATGTAGCCTACATCTTTTCTGAAGTCCTGAAAAAATATATTAATGTTTTTTCCAAGATTGAAGACGAATATCTTAAGGAGCGCATCGCGGATATAAATGATGTGGGTAAGAGGGTCCTGCGTAATCTTTTAGGCAAAGAAAAGAGGAGTTTTGAGGACCTTAAGGAAAAGGTAGTGGTGGTGGCGCATGACCTTTCTCCTTCTGATACCGCTGCCATGCATAAACAGAGTGTCTGCGCTTTTGTTACGGATATCGGAGGGAAAACTTCCCATACCGCGATTATGGCCAAATCCCTGGAGATTCCCGCGGTCGTGGGGGTCCAGGAGGCTACCACAAAGATTAAGAGCGGGGATATTTTAATCATTGACGGCGGCATGGGCGTGGTGATCGTAAATCCCGACGAGGATACCCTGCGTTCATATAAACAACAAGGGCGCAAACTCAAAGGCATAACAGACGGGTTTCTGTCGGTTAAGGATTTGCCTGCGGTTACCCGTGACGGCAAGATGATAGAAATAGTTGCCAATATAGAGTTACCTGAGGAACTGCCTTCGGTAAAACTGCATGGCGCTAAGGGGATAGGGCTTTACCGCACCGAGTTTTTTTATATGAACAGAAAAGACTTGCCTTCGGAAGAAGAGCATTACCAGGCCTATAAATATGTAGCTGAACAGATGTCCCCTTATCCGGTGATCATTCGTACCCTGGATTTGGGGGGAGACAAGTTTTTATCTCAGTTCCAGATTCCTCACGAGATGCAGCCTTTTTTAGGCTGGCGCGCGATCAGGTTCTGCCTTGCCCGTCCGGATATATTTAAAGCGCAGCTTCGGGCGATATTACGCGCCTCAGTGCACGGAAAGTTAAAACTTATGTATCCCATGATTTCCGGCATAGAAGAATTGAGGCAGGCGAATAAGATACTGGAAGAGGTAAAACAGGAATTGCAGAATAAAGGCATACCCTTTGATAATGATATAGAAGTAGGCGCAATGATTGAAGTGCCTTCTGCGGCGATGACCGCCGACCTTCTGGCTGAGGCAGCCGATTTTTTCAGTATCGGCACCAATGACTTGATCCAGTATTCCCTGGCAGTCGACCGCACCAATGAAAAAGTCGCTTATCTCTACGAGCCGGCCCACCCGGCGGTCTTACGCCTGATTAAAAATATAATTGATGCGGCGCATCATGCCGGTATCTGGGTGGGGATGTGCGGGGAAATGGCAGGAGAACCTGCTTTGGTGCTCATACTCTTAGGCCTGGGTTTAGATGAGTTTAGCATACCGTCTTCGCTAATACCGGAAATAAAATATATCATCCGTTCGATTACGCTTAAAGAAGTTCAGGTAATCGCAAAAGAGGCCCTGAAATTATCTACTGGAACAGAGGTAGAGGAATACAGCCGGCGGAGATTAGGGCAGATATTGGAGGGATAG
- a CDS encoding glucose-6-phosphate isomerase family protein — protein sequence MISDLKQTSGLDLKLDTEKCQLSFGQGLGAPVPAARNIREMQEVLLDTGINEPQDLYYMYRDVHLVKDAPLLEENKLRYDVTVIKPDRLGRELMKTAGHYHPGSFGELYEVLAGEALCLLQKPNPADYHIIEDVILIRANAGEKIVIPPGYGHILVNPGPGCLVTSNWVSSRFSSEYQLYKTAKGAAYFILNAGPGDKIEYIKNTFFKQLPSVRFARPAKKIERFGLLDKSPIYPIITKEAIKLDFLNYPDKYEYRDIFDFIIEVKGP from the coding sequence ATGATTTCGGATTTAAAACAAACTTCGGGTTTGGATTTAAAATTGGATACCGAGAAATGCCAGTTAAGTTTTGGCCAGGGCTTGGGGGCGCCTGTGCCTGCGGCGAGGAACATACGGGAAATGCAGGAAGTCCTTTTAGATACAGGCATCAATGAGCCGCAGGATTTATATTATATGTACCGGGATGTGCATCTGGTCAAGGACGCACCTTTATTGGAGGAGAACAAGCTGCGCTACGACGTCACGGTAATCAAGCCGGACCGTTTAGGCAGGGAATTAATGAAGACTGCCGGGCACTATCATCCGGGAAGCTTTGGGGAGCTATACGAAGTCTTAGCCGGCGAGGCATTGTGCTTATTGCAGAAACCCAATCCCGCTGATTATCATATAATCGAGGATGTTATTTTAATCAGGGCCAACGCCGGAGAAAAGATTGTTATCCCTCCGGGATACGGACATATACTGGTTAATCCCGGCCCGGGGTGCCTGGTTACCTCTAATTGGGTCAGCAGTAGATTCAGCTCAGAGTATCAATTATATAAAACGGCAAAGGGCGCGGCTTATTTTATACTTAACGCCGGCCCTGGCGATAAAATAGAATACATTAAGAATACATTTTTTAAACAACTTCCCTCGGTAAGATTTGCCCGGCCGGCTAAAAAGATAGAGAGATTCGGGCTGCTGGATAAGAGCCCCATATATCCTATTATTACTAAAGAAGCTATTAAGCTTGATTTCCTGAATTATCCCGATAAATACGAATATCGCGATATATTCGATTTTATAATAGAGGTAAAGGGCCCTTAA
- a CDS encoding nucleotidyltransferase family protein has product MKALILAAGYATRLYPLTKDYPKPLLKVGHKPIIDYIVDKIEGLDGIDEIIVVTNSKFMPLFRKWKLGLKIKKRISLVDDLTKSHADRRGAIGDMNFAISKKHLKESLLVVGGDNLFDADLKDFFSFVKSNPHPVIGVYDIRQRQQAKKYGVVKLDAESRLIDFKEKPHKPQSTLIAMCLYYFPKEKIGLIGEYFSNKADKHDATGFYIDWLRKRVPVYGFVFDGRWYDIGDHKFYHEANKKFA; this is encoded by the coding sequence ATGAAAGCATTGATTTTAGCCGCAGGATACGCAACCAGGCTATATCCTTTGACCAAGGATTATCCTAAGCCGCTCCTTAAGGTGGGTCATAAACCCATAATCGATTATATCGTTGATAAGATAGAGGGCTTGGATGGTATAGACGAAATTATTGTAGTAACAAACAGCAAATTTATGCCCCTGTTTAGGAAGTGGAAGCTCGGCCTTAAGATAAAAAAACGCATCAGCCTGGTAGATGATTTGACCAAAAGCCACGCGGACAGGCGCGGGGCAATCGGGGATATGAATTTTGCCATTAGTAAAAAGCATCTCAAGGAGAGCCTTTTGGTGGTGGGAGGGGATAATCTTTTTGACGCGGACCTGAAAGATTTTTTTTCTTTTGTTAAGAGTAACCCTCACCCGGTTATCGGCGTTTATGATATAAGGCAGAGGCAGCAGGCAAAGAAATACGGCGTGGTTAAGCTGGACGCAGAATCCAGACTCATTGATTTTAAAGAAAAACCCCATAAGCCGCAATCTACCCTGATTGCGATGTGCCTTTATTATTTTCCCAAAGAAAAGATAGGGCTTATAGGTGAGTATTTTAGCAATAAGGCGGATAAGCATGACGCTACCGGTTTCTATATAGATTGGTTAAGAAAGAGAGTGCCGGTCTACGGGTTCGTATTTGACGGCCGCTGGTACGATATAGGAGACCATAAGTTTTATCATGAGGCAAACAAGAAGTTTGCATAA
- the metK gene encoding methionine adenosyltransferase, producing MSARKHFFTSESVGEGHPDKVCDQISDSVLDEVLRLDPDKERSRVACETYVTMGLLIVGGEITTSAYVDIQKIARNVIKEIGYTHPKYGFDYETCAIINTIHSQSPDIAQGVNIGGAGDQGIMFGYACSETEEYMPLPITLAHKLVRRMADVRRQNILKYLGPDCKSQVTVEYEDGEAKCVDSVVLACQHTDDILDNTGKHITVKARHEMIEAIAKPILKNLVDKDTKYYVNQTGKFVVGGPQSDTGMTGRKIVVDTYGGSVAHGGGAFSGKDPTKVDRSAAYMCRYIAKNIVAAGLAEKFLVQLSYVIGYADPLSVYVDTYGTGKLSNEKFEKLIRGNFELTPKGIISSLDLLRPIYRKTACYGHFGRDDSDFKWELTDKVAALKKQAARL from the coding sequence ATGTCAGCGCGTAAACATTTCTTTACTTCTGAATCAGTAGGTGAGGGCCATCCGGATAAGGTCTGCGACCAGATATCCGATTCGGTTCTAGATGAGGTTTTAAGGTTAGACCCGGATAAGGAGAGAAGCAGGGTGGCTTGCGAGACTTATGTAACTATGGGCCTTTTGATTGTAGGCGGTGAAATCACTACCAGCGCCTACGTTGATATTCAAAAAATTGCGCGCAATGTTATCAAGGAGATTGGTTATACTCATCCTAAATACGGGTTTGACTATGAAACCTGCGCGATTATTAATACCATTCACAGCCAGTCCCCGGATATTGCCCAGGGCGTTAATATAGGCGGGGCGGGGGATCAGGGGATTATGTTCGGATACGCCTGTTCGGAGACCGAAGAATATATGCCTTTGCCTATTACACTCGCCCATAAGCTGGTAAGGCGCATGGCAGATGTGCGCAGGCAGAACATATTGAAGTATTTAGGGCCAGATTGTAAATCCCAGGTAACTGTTGAGTATGAGGATGGAGAGGCTAAGTGCGTAGATTCGGTGGTACTGGCCTGCCAGCATACCGACGATATACTGGATAATACGGGTAAGCACATCACAGTCAAGGCGCGCCATGAGATGATCGAGGCGATTGCCAAGCCGATATTAAAGAACCTGGTAGACAAGGATACCAAGTATTACGTTAACCAGACAGGCAAGTTCGTCGTCGGCGGCCCGCAGTCGGATACGGGTATGACCGGAAGAAAAATTGTCGTGGATACTTACGGCGGAAGCGTAGCGCACGGCGGGGGGGCCTTTTCCGGGAAGGACCCGACTAAAGTTGACCGTTCTGCTGCTTATATGTGCCGTTACATTGCCAAAAATATAGTTGCCGCAGGCCTGGCCGAGAAATTCCTCGTCCAGTTATCTTATGTTATCGGTTACGCCGATCCTTTGTCTGTTTATGTGGATACCTACGGCACGGGTAAATTAAGTAACGAGAAGTTTGAAAAACTTATCCGCGGGAATTTTGAACTTACGCCTAAAGGAATAATCAGTTCCCTGGACCTCTTAAGGCCCATTTACAGAAAGACCGCCTGCTACGGGCATTTTGGCCGGGACGATTCGGACTTTAAGTGGGAGTTAACGGATAAGGTGGCGGCACTAAAGAAACAAGCGGCGAGGTTGTAA
- the ahcY gene encoding adenosylhomocysteinase, with amino-acid sequence MKYDIKDIKLAKRGALRIEWARQDMPVLRLIEERFAKEKPLKGVRLAACLHVTTETANLVRALKAGGAEVYLCASNPLSTQDDVAAAMVTDLKVPVFAIKGEDNKTYYKHIKAVLEARPNITMDDGADLVSMIHKECQSVKVSKCQVIGGTEETTTGVIRLRAMQRKGVLKYPIIAVNDAQTKHLFDNRYGTGQSTLDGVIRATNRLIAGLNVVICGYGWCGKGAAMRASGLGAKVIVVEVDPLRGLEASMDGYRVMPIGDAARIGDIFITLTGDINVIRKEHFKTMKDGAIVANSGHFNVEIDIPALEKLNRKKKRIRDFVDEYIMADGRRIYLLGEGRLINLAAAEGHPAQVMDMSFANQALSAEYISRHHKKLKREVYNVPEAIDRNIAMLKLRSMGIKIDVLTEEQKRYLASWEMGT; translated from the coding sequence ATGAAATACGACATCAAAGATATCAAACTAGCAAAGAGGGGGGCATTACGTATCGAGTGGGCCAGGCAGGATATGCCGGTATTGCGTTTGATCGAAGAGCGTTTTGCCAAAGAAAAGCCCTTAAAAGGCGTGCGCCTGGCTGCCTGTTTACATGTTACTACCGAAACGGCAAATTTAGTCAGGGCGCTTAAAGCTGGAGGCGCCGAAGTTTATCTTTGCGCTTCCAATCCGCTCTCAACCCAGGACGATGTTGCCGCGGCAATGGTAACAGATTTAAAGGTCCCTGTATTTGCAATTAAGGGAGAAGATAATAAAACTTATTATAAACACATAAAGGCCGTACTAGAAGCCCGCCCGAATATTACTATGGACGACGGCGCGGACTTGGTATCTATGATTCATAAGGAGTGTCAAAGTGTCAAAGTGTCAAAGTGTCAGGTTATCGGCGGTACGGAAGAGACAACTACCGGGGTAATCAGGTTACGCGCGATGCAAAGAAAAGGCGTGCTCAAATATCCGATTATTGCGGTTAATGATGCGCAAACCAAGCATTTATTTGATAATCGTTATGGTACCGGTCAGTCTACGCTCGACGGAGTTATCCGCGCCACCAACCGTTTAATCGCCGGCTTAAACGTGGTCATCTGCGGGTATGGCTGGTGCGGCAAGGGTGCAGCCATGCGCGCATCGGGCCTGGGCGCTAAAGTAATTGTAGTAGAAGTCGACCCCTTACGGGGCCTGGAAGCAAGCATGGACGGATACCGGGTGATGCCGATCGGCGATGCGGCGAGAATCGGCGATATCTTCATTACCCTTACCGGGGATATCAATGTCATCCGCAAGGAGCATTTTAAAACGATGAAGGACGGCGCTATCGTGGCTAACTCCGGGCATTTCAATGTGGAGATAGATATACCGGCATTGGAAAAGTTAAACAGAAAGAAAAAACGCATCCGCGATTTTGTCGATGAGTATATCATGGCAGACGGCCGCAGGATCTATCTTTTAGGCGAGGGCCGGCTGATCAATCTGGCCGCTGCCGAAGGCCATCCGGCCCAGGTTATGGATATGTCTTTTGCTAACCAGGCCTTGAGTGCCGAGTATATCAGCAGGCACCATAAGAAATTAAAGAGAGAAGTTTACAATGTCCCCGAGGCCATTGACAGGAATATCGCTATGCTCAAACTGAGGTCAATGGGTATTAAAATAGATGTATTGACTGAAGAGCAAAAAAGGTATCTTGCCAGTTGGGAGATGGGAACGTAA